One window of Mesorhizobium sp. PAMC28654 genomic DNA carries:
- a CDS encoding Chromate resistance protein ChrB: MVVLTWLLLTYKVPPEPATKRVALWRRLKGMGAIYLQNGVCLLPKTDDHVRRLKMLENDVSKMGGESVILETVALDRAQEDKVVARFKADRDDQYREFLGRCAGFEVEIAKEITINKFTYAELEEEDTDLKKLQGWLEKIKKLDFYGASLADEAAERLRACEALLDSYAQRVFDAHDENR, from the coding sequence ATGGTCGTGCTGACGTGGCTTCTTTTGACATACAAGGTGCCTCCGGAGCCCGCCACGAAGCGCGTTGCGCTATGGCGGCGACTGAAGGGCATGGGGGCGATTTACCTGCAGAACGGTGTCTGCCTGCTGCCGAAGACCGACGATCATGTGCGCCGGCTGAAAATGCTGGAGAACGATGTTTCCAAGATGGGCGGCGAATCCGTCATCCTGGAGACGGTCGCCCTTGATCGCGCTCAAGAGGACAAGGTGGTTGCCCGCTTCAAGGCAGATCGCGACGACCAGTATCGCGAGTTTCTCGGTCGGTGCGCCGGCTTCGAGGTCGAGATCGCCAAGGAGATCACGATCAACAAGTTCACCTATGCCGAGCTCGAAGAGGAAGACACAGATCTGAAGAAGCTCCAGGGCTGGCTGGAGAAGATCAAGAAGCTCGATTTCTACGGTGCATCACTTGCGGATGAGGCTGCCGAACGGCTGCGGGCATGCGAGGCCCTGCTCGACAGCTACGCTCAACGGGTCTTCGACGCACACGATGAAAATCGGTGA
- a CDS encoding amino acid ABC transporter permease: MGPIWQNLPVILGGLRLTIQYSIVAIVLMVIIGLIAALMRLSKIAPLRWIATAYVEIFRSTPLLVQLFFIVLGLPAILPVNQWFGQLTYPILAAALTLSLNEGAYVTEIVRAGILGVDRGQKEAAQSIAMNGFQTMRYIVLPQAFKRMIPPLVNQAAQTIKDTSLLAPVGIAELVYKGEIVIAETFASFAIWGLIAALYFVLIFSLSKFSSSLERRLQVDKR, translated from the coding sequence ATGGGTCCCATCTGGCAAAACTTACCGGTCATCCTCGGAGGCCTGCGCCTTACGATTCAATACTCGATCGTCGCCATCGTCCTGATGGTGATCATCGGCCTGATCGCGGCGCTCATGCGCCTGTCGAAGATCGCGCCGCTGAGGTGGATCGCCACCGCTTATGTCGAGATTTTCCGATCCACTCCACTGTTGGTGCAACTCTTCTTCATCGTGCTTGGATTGCCCGCGATCCTGCCCGTCAACCAATGGTTCGGGCAACTGACCTATCCGATCCTCGCCGCCGCGCTCACACTCAGCCTGAACGAAGGTGCTTACGTCACCGAGATCGTCCGCGCAGGCATCCTCGGTGTCGATCGAGGCCAGAAGGAAGCCGCGCAGAGCATCGCCATGAACGGCTTTCAGACAATGCGCTATATCGTCCTGCCCCAGGCATTCAAGCGAATGATCCCACCACTGGTCAACCAGGCGGCCCAGACGATCAAGGACACCTCGCTGCTCGCGCCGGTCGGCATCGCCGAACTGGTCTACAAGGGCGAGATCGTAATTGCCGAGACCTTCGCATCCTTTGCGATCTGGGGGCTCATAGCGGCGCTGTACTTCGTCCTCATCTTCTCCTTGTCGAAGTTCTCGTCCTCCCTGGAGAGGAGGCTTCAAGTTGATAAACGTTAA
- a CDS encoding DUF982 domain-containing protein: MYDAWFSRPVPVSTGLSGDIRNLLSADQALDLLIHHWRDPGSQAHRSALRACRQAVSGGVSADVAREIFVEAARAARILIE; this comes from the coding sequence ATGTACGATGCATGGTTTTCCAGGCCGGTGCCAGTTTCGACCGGCCTTAGTGGCGATATTCGCAACCTCTTGAGCGCCGACCAGGCGCTGGACCTACTTATCCATCACTGGCGCGATCCGGGCAGCCAGGCTCATCGGTCGGCTTTGAGAGCTTGTCGACAGGCTGTCAGCGGCGGGGTTTCGGCGGATGTGGCGAGAGAGATATTTGTAGAGGCTGCCCGCGCGGCGCGCATTTTGATTGA
- a CDS encoding class I SAM-dependent methyltransferase translates to METPNGIGSLGLHNFIAQQFSMPEGVCGRVAGAIMGLINHLPNKRAIERLDIAERDDVLEIGFGPGWALKAMVRFAHGGTITGVDRSPTMFRQAEARNRTAIGDGKLKLIRGTFEQLPLESATVDKILAVNVIYFCSPTGTALAEAHRVLRPGGILSIYATDCSSMRKFQFIGPETQQTFDRKGLKDFLGKSPFASDQIEIQKVWLPFGFRGLVARLCKR, encoded by the coding sequence GTGGAAACCCCCAATGGCATCGGCAGCCTCGGCCTGCACAATTTTATTGCGCAACAGTTTTCCATGCCCGAAGGCGTATGCGGGCGTGTGGCCGGGGCAATCATGGGTCTGATAAACCACCTGCCGAACAAGCGGGCCATCGAACGACTGGACATCGCCGAACGGGACGACGTGCTCGAAATCGGATTTGGACCAGGCTGGGCCCTCAAGGCAATGGTCCGGTTCGCGCATGGCGGTACGATCACCGGGGTGGATCGGTCGCCAACAATGTTTCGTCAGGCCGAGGCGCGAAATCGGACCGCGATCGGCGATGGAAAGCTGAAACTGATCCGCGGCACCTTCGAGCAGTTGCCGCTGGAAAGCGCAACGGTCGACAAGATTCTGGCCGTCAACGTCATCTATTTCTGTTCGCCGACGGGAACGGCGCTGGCGGAAGCCCATAGGGTTCTGCGTCCGGGCGGAATACTGTCAATCTATGCGACGGATTGCTCTTCCATGAGGAAGTTTCAATTCATTGGTCCTGAAACCCAGCAAACATTTGATCGAAAAGGACTGAAGGATTTCCTGGGCAAGAGCCCATTTGCGTCAGATCAGATCGAGATTCAAAAGGTCTGGTTGCCGTTCGGATTTCGCGGCCTGGTGGCACGACTGTGCAAACGGTAA
- a CDS encoding protein-L-isoaspartate O-methyltransferase family protein, producing MMLSRRELMLCGAGGLVSAASATSAAARVPAPLDTADGPPLTGKADYIQWMQKNRGEAAEFLGQRWDRFEQLIAHKDVWDDRNKRAYLLTPRERFVTKANIARAYEWHYLDIGYGVTITGPHTVARMTNSIDVRHGDKVLEIGTGSGYQSAYLSYLTDKVYSIEIIKPLAARTRGIYDGLIADGYTEYKHISTRTGDGYYGLKEEAPFERIIVTCGIDHIPPPLLQQLRPNGIMVIPVGPPGAQHVLKVTKKQAADGSFTVARSDIYQGGTLSFVPLTKLGDAGISGTHNGG from the coding sequence ATGATGCTCAGCCGGCGCGAATTGATGCTTTGCGGTGCGGGAGGGCTGGTTTCCGCAGCCTCTGCGACCAGCGCCGCCGCCAGGGTGCCCGCGCCCCTCGACACGGCCGACGGCCCTCCCCTGACAGGCAAGGCCGACTACATCCAGTGGATGCAGAAGAACCGTGGCGAGGCGGCCGAGTTCCTGGGCCAGCGCTGGGACCGTTTCGAACAGCTTATCGCGCACAAGGATGTCTGGGACGACCGCAACAAGCGCGCCTATTTGCTGACCCCGCGCGAGCGCTTCGTCACCAAGGCCAACATCGCGCGCGCCTATGAATGGCACTATCTCGACATCGGCTATGGCGTGACCATCACCGGCCCGCACACCGTTGCCCGCATGACCAATTCCATCGACGTGCGCCACGGTGACAAGGTGCTGGAGATCGGCACCGGCTCCGGATACCAGTCCGCCTATCTCTCCTATCTCACCGACAAGGTCTATTCGATCGAGATCATCAAGCCGCTGGCCGCTCGCACGCGCGGCATCTATGACGGGCTCATCGCCGACGGCTACACCGAATACAAGCACATCTCGACCCGTACAGGCGACGGCTATTACGGCCTGAAGGAAGAGGCGCCGTTCGAAAGGATCATCGTCACCTGCGGCATCGACCACATCCCGCCGCCCCTGCTGCAGCAGCTGCGGCCCAACGGCATCATGGTCATCCCGGTCGGACCGCCCGGCGCCCAGCATGTGCTGAAGGTCACCAAGAAACAGGCCGCGGACGGCAGCTTTACTGTCGCGCGTTCGGACATCTATCAAGGCGGGACCTTGTCCTTCGTGCCGCTGACCAAGCTCGGCGACGCCGGCATCAGCGGCACCCACAACGGCGGTTGA
- a CDS encoding transporter substrate-binding domain-containing protein: MKNKSLIVLATSLASGLVLSFGAMPMAAAQSAATNIVVGADTTFPPFETETNGEVTGFDIDLIKAIAKAEGMTVSLKTLPFNGIIPSLQAGSIDAAVAGITIKTSRMQNVDFSDAYYKSGLSVLVKNDSDIKDFADLKGHVVATKKATSSVDYMTGHGFPSDYIKQFQNIDAAYQALETGGADAVIFDNPVNVNFKTAHADVKIVGPLLTGEYYGIAISKQKPDLTAKINEGLAKIKQNGEYQKLFETYFGGDVSGVVNGVEKPATVAVSG; this comes from the coding sequence GTGAAAAACAAGTCGCTTATCGTGCTGGCCACATCACTGGCTTCCGGCCTGGTTCTTTCGTTTGGCGCAATGCCCATGGCGGCCGCGCAAAGCGCGGCAACCAACATCGTCGTCGGCGCCGACACGACATTCCCACCATTCGAGACCGAGACGAACGGCGAGGTCACGGGCTTCGACATCGACTTGATCAAGGCAATTGCCAAGGCAGAGGGCATGACGGTCAGCCTGAAAACGCTACCGTTCAACGGGATTATCCCCAGTTTGCAAGCCGGCTCGATCGACGCGGCGGTTGCCGGAATCACGATCAAGACCAGCCGGATGCAGAACGTCGATTTCAGCGATGCCTATTACAAGTCCGGTCTGTCAGTGCTGGTCAAGAACGACTCTGACATCAAGGATTTCGCCGACCTCAAGGGCCATGTGGTAGCCACCAAGAAAGCCACGTCATCCGTCGACTATATGACCGGCCACGGCTTCCCGTCGGACTATATCAAGCAATTCCAGAACATCGATGCCGCCTATCAAGCGCTTGAGACGGGCGGGGCGGACGCTGTCATTTTCGACAACCCCGTCAACGTCAACTTCAAGACCGCCCATGCCGACGTCAAGATTGTAGGTCCGCTGCTGACCGGCGAATATTACGGTATCGCCATCAGCAAGCAAAAACCTGATCTGACCGCCAAGATCAATGAGGGCCTCGCCAAGATCAAGCAGAACGGCGAATATCAGAAACTCTTCGAGACGTATTTCGGCGGCGATGTCAGCGGCGTGGTCAATGGCGTGGAAAAGCCAGCGACGGTCGCTGTTTCAGGCTGA
- a CDS encoding phosphatase PAP2 family protein, with the protein MEKLDAQVTGWINNLSGHNNLIDLIMIAVTQAGVPLLILAVVASWWWGGGSRSERHVAVACGLSFLLGLALNQIILLLVHRMRPYDAGVSHLLITRSADPSFPSDHATASFAAVFSYAFNARVRKALWFVAAALLVVISRVYVGTHYVGDIVGGVATALVAAGLVRIAYREDTRVDRWVTGIL; encoded by the coding sequence ATGGAAAAACTGGATGCCCAGGTCACGGGCTGGATCAACAACCTTTCAGGGCACAACAACCTGATCGATTTAATCATGATCGCTGTCACACAGGCGGGTGTGCCACTGTTGATACTGGCCGTGGTGGCGTCCTGGTGGTGGGGTGGCGGCAGTCGCTCCGAGAGGCATGTTGCGGTTGCCTGCGGCCTGTCGTTCCTGCTTGGATTGGCCCTCAACCAGATTATTCTGCTCCTCGTGCATCGCATGCGTCCCTACGACGCCGGCGTTTCGCACCTGCTGATCACGCGCAGCGCCGATCCGTCGTTTCCTTCGGATCATGCCACCGCCAGTTTTGCCGCCGTCTTCAGCTATGCGTTCAACGCCCGTGTCCGCAAGGCACTGTGGTTCGTCGCGGCCGCCCTGCTTGTCGTGATTTCCCGTGTCTATGTCGGGACCCATTATGTCGGCGACATCGTGGGGGGTGTGGCGACCGCCCTTGTCGCCGCCGGACTGGTCCGGATCGCATACCGGGAGGACACCCGCGTCGATCGATGGGTGACCGGAATTCTGTAA
- a CDS encoding MFS transporter: MTTEIMERPRARQGIPVGVWILGFVSMLMDISSEMIHALLPIYMVTVLGTSALAVGVIEGIAEATASITKVFSGALSDWLGKRKLLAVFGYGLAALTRPIFPLASSIDWLIAARFIDRIGKGIRGAPRDALVADLAPPHLRGASFGLRQSLDTIGSFLGPLFAIGLMWVTAFHFKAVFWIAVIPACLSVGLLLVAVKEPERPKEQRRIRMPLHREELRRLGAHYWWVVAIAAVFTLARFSEAFLILRAQSIGLPMVLAPIVLVIMSLAYSLSAYPVGVLSDRVNRLTILIVGLFLLLAADLVLAFAPGTIGLVLGVILWGLHMGFTQGLLAALIADASPAELRGTAFGMFNLVTGLALLIASVVAGALWDMTGPQGTFLAGAVFTVLTLAGLLPVRMGLGKREAP, encoded by the coding sequence ATGACAACCGAGATCATGGAACGCCCCAGAGCCAGACAGGGGATTCCCGTCGGCGTTTGGATTCTGGGCTTCGTCTCGATGCTGATGGACATCTCGTCGGAGATGATCCACGCGCTGTTGCCTATCTACATGGTGACGGTGCTTGGAACGTCAGCCCTTGCCGTCGGCGTCATCGAGGGTATCGCTGAAGCAACCGCCTCGATCACCAAGGTCTTCTCCGGCGCCCTGAGCGATTGGCTCGGCAAGCGCAAACTGCTCGCCGTGTTCGGTTATGGCCTGGCGGCCTTGACTAGGCCGATCTTTCCGTTGGCATCCTCGATCGATTGGCTTATCGCGGCGCGTTTCATCGACCGTATCGGCAAGGGTATTCGCGGCGCCCCGCGGGACGCGCTTGTCGCCGACCTCGCCCCGCCACATCTTCGCGGCGCGAGCTTTGGCCTGCGCCAGTCGCTCGACACGATCGGTTCGTTTCTCGGGCCGCTTTTTGCCATCGGCCTGATGTGGGTGACGGCCTTTCATTTTAAGGCGGTGTTCTGGATTGCCGTCATCCCGGCATGCCTGTCCGTCGGACTGCTCCTCGTCGCCGTGAAGGAACCGGAACGCCCGAAGGAGCAGCGCCGTATCCGCATGCCGCTGCATCGCGAGGAGCTACGCCGTCTGGGAGCGCACTACTGGTGGGTCGTGGCAATCGCGGCAGTCTTCACCCTTGCTCGCTTCAGCGAAGCATTCCTCATTTTGCGTGCGCAATCCATCGGCCTGCCGATGGTGCTGGCGCCGATTGTCTTGGTTATCATGAGCCTTGCCTATTCTCTGTCGGCCTATCCCGTCGGCGTGCTGTCTGATCGTGTGAACCGCCTGACAATCCTGATCGTTGGCCTGTTTCTGCTCCTCGCAGCCGATCTGGTTCTCGCCTTTGCGCCGGGGACGATCGGGCTTGTGCTCGGAGTGATCCTCTGGGGGCTCCACATGGGCTTCACCCAAGGATTGCTGGCTGCGTTGATCGCTGATGCCTCTCCGGCGGAATTGCGCGGGACCGCCTTCGGCATGTTCAACCTCGTCACCGGCTTGGCACTCCTCATTGCCAGCGTTGTCGCTGGCGCGCTTTGGGACATGACAGGGCCGCAAGGCACTTTCCTCGCAGGCGCTGTCTTTACTGTGCTGACCTTGGCGGGCCTGCTCCCTGTTCGAATGGGGTTGGGTAAGCGGGAGGCACCCTGA
- a CDS encoding glycosyltransferase 87 family protein codes for MTISKPVFDRLGLMLWVVAFLVTASLAQMSLDHRSVVFVYRNGSEAFMAQRPLYHVHLAMGYLYAPAFAALYSPLLMLGHHFGDLVWRTICFGVVTLAVVRHVRKLGGHDLTWLLSFGLVISMPMALGALRNGQATILLTGACWLLTLSALEGRRAETFLWTSLAIIAKPTAIVMVLLVAALRPRLIPVIVLALLVVLIIPYAFAPVGYVNDQYHDFFQMLTAMAVDRTGPFEPADFTSVFASFGYPLPEREATIVRVIAALMALSAVLWYDRKVERGTAGLAIFLVAAFYMCVFNPRVEPNTYAMIAIPAGVAIALLWREEQGGALRVVLTTVLVLDGMTGVFVQIHQCLNPWLRPIVVTLIACALIWWFWAKARAKIVYSGPVAHG; via the coding sequence ATGACGATTTCCAAGCCGGTCTTCGACCGTTTGGGACTAATGCTGTGGGTCGTGGCGTTTCTTGTCACGGCCTCATTGGCGCAAATGTCGCTCGATCATCGTTCGGTGGTGTTCGTCTACAGGAATGGCTCCGAAGCCTTCATGGCCCAGCGGCCGCTCTATCATGTCCATCTCGCCATGGGCTACCTTTACGCGCCTGCCTTCGCCGCGCTCTATTCGCCGCTTCTGATGCTTGGCCACCATTTCGGCGACCTGGTTTGGCGCACGATCTGCTTTGGCGTGGTAACCCTTGCCGTCGTTCGGCATGTCCGAAAACTTGGCGGCCATGACCTCACCTGGCTGCTTTCCTTCGGCCTTGTCATATCAATGCCCATGGCGCTCGGCGCGCTCCGCAATGGCCAGGCCACGATACTGCTGACCGGCGCCTGCTGGCTGCTCACCTTGTCGGCGCTCGAGGGCCGGCGCGCGGAGACTTTTCTGTGGACGTCGCTTGCAATCATTGCCAAGCCGACGGCCATCGTCATGGTGTTGCTGGTGGCGGCACTGCGTCCCCGGCTGATACCGGTGATCGTGCTGGCGTTGCTGGTGGTGCTCATCATACCCTATGCCTTCGCGCCCGTTGGCTATGTCAATGACCAGTATCACGACTTCTTCCAGATGCTGACGGCGATGGCTGTCGACAGGACCGGCCCGTTTGAACCCGCCGACTTCACGTCTGTCTTCGCGTCGTTCGGGTATCCCCTCCCGGAACGTGAGGCCACGATCGTGCGCGTCATCGCCGCGCTGATGGCCCTGTCGGCCGTTCTCTGGTACGACCGAAAGGTAGAGCGCGGAACGGCAGGGCTCGCCATATTCCTGGTGGCGGCCTTTTACATGTGTGTGTTCAATCCCCGCGTCGAGCCCAATACCTACGCCATGATCGCCATTCCCGCCGGCGTCGCCATCGCCTTGCTGTGGCGGGAAGAGCAAGGTGGCGCCTTGCGCGTGGTGCTGACGACTGTGCTTGTCCTGGACGGAATGACCGGGGTTTTCGTTCAGATCCATCAGTGCCTCAACCCATGGCTGCGGCCGATCGTCGTGACCTTGATTGCATGCGCTTTGATCTGGTGGTTCTGGGCCAAAGCGCGGGCGAAGATCGTGTACTCCGGACCTGTCGCGCACGGCTGA
- a CDS encoding flagellar basal body-associated protein FliL yields the protein MAHESFSSNRINRSRLLALAYLLLVMSLVTPVSASAAPEAKMASLADATVLIIRHAEKPDSGTGLSPAGEARAQAYVGYFQHLTLNGAAFRPDTLIATADSKNSARERQTLEPLGRALRIPLDLRFDNKDIAGLVRALMAEPHRKSVLIAWHHGTLPQIIEALGGDPHAVLPDGYWPDNVFDAFVVLRYDHGGKFIPGSEQIIHEDFANPPGLIRGASSR from the coding sequence ATGGCGCACGAATCCTTTTCATCGAACCGGATCAATCGCTCCCGCTTGCTTGCCCTTGCCTATCTCTTGCTGGTCATGTCGCTCGTGACTCCGGTATCCGCCAGCGCCGCTCCCGAAGCTAAAATGGCGAGCCTCGCGGATGCGACGGTGCTGATCATACGTCATGCCGAAAAGCCCGACAGCGGGACTGGGCTATCGCCTGCGGGGGAGGCACGCGCTCAGGCCTATGTCGGGTATTTTCAGCATCTCACGCTGAACGGTGCTGCGTTTCGGCCTGATACGCTGATAGCGACCGCAGATTCCAAAAACAGTGCGCGCGAGCGACAGACCCTGGAGCCATTGGGCCGGGCACTCCGGATTCCGCTGGACCTGAGATTCGACAACAAGGACATCGCGGGCCTTGTTCGTGCATTGATGGCGGAACCCCACCGGAAGTCCGTTCTTATTGCCTGGCATCACGGCACCTTGCCGCAGATCATAGAGGCACTTGGTGGTGACCCGCACGCAGTTCTGCCTGACGGATACTGGCCGGACAACGTTTTCGACGCCTTCGTGGTGCTTCGCTACGACCATGGCGGGAAATTCATCCCCGGCTCTGAACAGATCATTCACGAAGATTTCGCAAACCCGCCGGGACTGATAAGGGGAGCGAGCTCCCGATGA
- a CDS encoding amino acid ABC transporter ATP-binding protein → MINVKDLHKSFGHNEILKGISTHVEEKEVVVVIGPSGSGKSTFLRCLNGLETATSGEIEIAGMMLTDPKTNIHKLRQHVGMVFQQFNLFKHLTILENVTIGPRKVKKLTLAEANKVARELLAKVGLVGKEASYPDELSGGQQQRVAIARSLAMGPNVMLFDEPTSALDPEMVGEVLQVMKTLAIEGMTMVVVTHEMGFAREVGHRVIFMDDGLIVEEAAPTALFSNPQRNRTKSFLAKIL, encoded by the coding sequence TTGATAAACGTTAAAGACCTTCACAAGTCCTTCGGCCACAACGAGATCCTCAAGGGGATAAGCACTCATGTGGAGGAAAAGGAGGTCGTCGTCGTCATCGGCCCTTCAGGAAGCGGAAAAAGCACGTTTCTGCGCTGCCTGAACGGGCTGGAGACGGCAACCAGCGGCGAGATTGAAATCGCCGGCATGATGTTGACCGATCCGAAGACGAACATCCACAAGCTGCGACAGCATGTCGGCATGGTGTTTCAGCAGTTCAATCTGTTCAAGCATCTGACCATTTTGGAGAACGTCACGATCGGGCCGCGCAAGGTCAAGAAGCTCACACTTGCCGAGGCCAACAAGGTCGCACGCGAGTTGTTGGCCAAAGTCGGTCTGGTGGGCAAGGAAGCAAGCTACCCGGACGAGCTTTCCGGCGGCCAGCAGCAACGTGTGGCGATCGCCCGCTCGTTGGCCATGGGCCCGAACGTCATGCTCTTCGACGAGCCAACCTCCGCGCTCGACCCCGAAATGGTGGGCGAAGTGCTCCAGGTCATGAAGACGCTGGCGATCGAGGGAATGACGATGGTGGTCGTCACCCATGAGATGGGGTTTGCCCGTGAGGTCGGGCACCGGGTGATCTTCATGGATGACGGCCTGATCGTCGAGGAGGCAGCGCCCACGGCACTGTTCTCGAATCCGCAAAGGAACCGCACGAAGAGTTTTCTGGCGAAGATTCTGTAA